The following proteins are co-located in the Besnoitia besnoiti strain Bb-Ger1 chromosome Unknown contig00007, whole genome shotgun sequence genome:
- a CDS encoding uncharacterized protein (encoded by transcript BESB_073810) has translation MLTLVSRPAAGRTTLPAAPEAPQSAGAYPLVGVDDGALSQNASSCVPASLAHVVEASCEAVAAGNKLSLAAKSQTPRAEAPPTESQKEGPATRAEAAAQPQLPPWDASDGDAPAGSEHQEENDMSRQLGVVGDGARGTETPEPAAHVSSDERDVEKASSLARFAGNSFVAIKAHLLASLKRLNASYTRLHTFTDASTAAADGPSSAPLASDASSSPSSDRLQQKDRQGESSGSGDDEGSSREQRGRVEVRAAALDLLLGVSSVLQAVNVLHVSQQMLNKRAEEGAPERLLEDAEELRAHLRRDAGLKREAEALSKLLRETPRLEGVASLQGILSQMRREGILDIDAAISAAISDKSRVVARTGDVFAELLTSDSIKEKTGGKVEAQAEATGEAGGQSQADGAGGAEATESDEASSPAGRGIAELLFSWWCPGDAPPQDQEARPRREAVGGNAERSKSTTEAPRQRAVGVKQGENCGVAPLLSFASLTTCASGPVEWTSSAREGRELSELERATASESDVEENVGGGRPIMGMGVPQAEKEKLLCFLRQNLGARPRENRAEALPREAAGSTRRGEDVESESATDVRVSEENEELDATEKAPKSAADVEETGSPQGREDEQDEEAQEDENSVDAGSPDAGGPELKSRALLSGQSSSSATASTSVNGAAGATAAKDAEDAEVARYYADLQELHRHQCAQLLRLREAEKRRQQLEQEHAEWLKEQREELQELSQQLQRPPLPTGSRLRGGSMLSSRSSNGVYRFGSAPVTQKEPSSILVPVSVLGGISKSSYATSRTHTRDGKGDRVVASGRNESAFSSCRPASETAVVPQPSCRVLFARQLEGNSASAGDGAESRTLPTWQTSLLRPHTYAWGAGRAVPRAVMNPRELMMRAAAKLQSLSKTQEETAETKAPVPSPEPNAADCARIETAAEEAGSLRVSKKSRNDVPGDRGSVARRPVATEAQGRPRTRPSMQRTQDEPLGAHEVVHQGRDGETKKVTTALTTRGESQSKPSREAAAPTDACLYQELVRSASEVATRRPVSVSFVDSRSPKGSQVSPSLRRVARTRSQSTEGGFHAKALRSVASASTTALGELESPDRQPSDPATRRLRVGTLMSRLDPLRYAGSVRRPPAPRTVASLGSRSTGTARSASRGAAAKAVQPVAERGRAEIPTAAPANMSDTLSFSRAGSPKSSRVSTQLEVEQRAALVLQRAPSAGPKVDTEQGGITAALKRRPFPQVRREKPRDGLYSLNASDGERGKPMAPTRIRGQVASSSVVAQAEVTRRESSAALSAEGSRSGEVQWQKSLRGPSQRAPTGATVEGRIHRDEESVGHAWLQKSGSHFKKPAVVGVRHARTMPANCTLEARAVGGDRTSPVGAEAARSERMPLVFYILIVGNSSGMAGAL, from the exons ATGCTGACTCTTGTTTCGCGTCCAGCTGCTGGGCGCACCACCCTACCGGCTGCGCCGGAGGCTCCACAGAGCGCCGGAGCCTATCCTCTCGTTGGCGTAGATGACGGGGCGCTTTCGCAGAATGCCTCAAGCTGCGTTCCAGCGTCGTTGGCACACGTCGTGGAGGCTTCGTgcgaggcggtcgcggcggggAATAAGTTGAGCCTCGCCGCCAAGTcacagacgccgcgggctgAAGCGCCTCCGACAGAGAGCCAGAAAGAGGGACCAGccacacgcgcagaggctgcggcacagccgcagctgccccCGTGGGACGCCTCCGACGGAGACGCACCAGCGGGGAGCGAGCAccaagaagaaaacgacaTGTCGCGTCAGCTGGGCGTCGTGGGTGACGGGGCGCGAGGGACAGAGACGCCCGAACCCGCCGCTCATGTTTCTAGTGACGAACGAGATGTGGAGAAAGCGTCGTCACTGGCGAGATTCGCTGGCAACTCC TTTGTCGCAATCAAGGCACACCTGCTCGCCAGCCTGAAGCGGCTCAACGCGTCATACACG CGCCTTCACACATTCACAGACGCGTcgactgccgccgcggacggcccAAGCTCCGCCCCGCTCGCTTCGgacgcctcgtcgtcgccgtcatCGGATCGTCTGCAGCAGAAAGATCGTCAAGGCGAGAGCTCAGGAAgtggcgacgacgaaggttcgtcgcgcgagcagagagggCGCGTTGAAGTTCGTGCCGCTGCACTTGATCTCCTCCTCGGAGTGTCGTCGGTCCTGCAGGCCGTCAACGTTCTACATGTCTCTCAGCAGATGCTAAACAAG CGCGCTGAGGAAGGCGCCCCTGAGCGCCTGCTCGAGGATGCGgaagagctgcgcgcgcaccT GCGACGAGATGCCGGGTTGAAGCGGGAAGCCGAGGCACTGAGCAAGCTGCTGAGAGAGACTCCGCGGCTCgagggcgtcgcctctcttcaGGGTATTCTATCGCAAATGCGCAGAGAGGGCATTCTGGACATCGACGCCGCCATCTCGGCTGCGATAAGCGACAAGTCTCGCGTCGTGGCGAGGACAGGAGACGTGTTTGCTGAGCTGCTCACCTCGGACTCCATCAAAGAAAAGACGGGAGGCAAGGTGGAGGCTCAAGCAGAGGCGACCGGTGAAGCCGGCGGACAGAGCCAGGCAGACGGTGCTGGGGGAGCAGAGGCAacggagagcgacgaagcgtcgtcgcctgccggcCGCGGGATCGCAGAGCTTCTGTTCTCTTGGTGGTGTCCCGGGGACGCACCGCCTCAAGATCAAGAGGCCAGGCCGCGTCGCGAAGCAGTGGGAGGCAACGCAGAACGAAGCAAGAGCACGACTGAAGCGCCTCGGCAGCGGGCTGTCGGTGTGAAACAAGGTGAAAACTGTGGTGTCGCACCGCTTCTCTCTTTTGCATCACTGACAACGTGTGCCAGCGGGCCGGTTGAGTGGACTTCCTCCGCACGCGAAGGGCGTGAGCTGTCGGAGCTTGAGCGTGCGACagccagcgagagcgacgtaGAGGAAAACGTGGGAGGAGGCCGCCCCATCATGGGCATGGGCGTGCCACAAGCTGAGAAGGAAAagctcctctgcttcctgcgGCAAAACCTGGGTGCTAGGCCGCGGGAAAACCGAGCGGAAGCACTCCCTCGAGAAGCTGCAGGCTccacacgcagaggagaggacgTAGAAAGCGAGTCCGCCACAGACGTCCGCGTGAGTGAGGAGAACGAAGAACTCGACGCaacagagaaggcgccaAAGTCCGCAGCAGACGTGGAGGAGACCGGGTCGCCCCAGGGCCGTGAAGACGAGCAAGATGAAGAGGCGCAAGAAGACGAGAATTCGGTGGATGCAGGCAGTCCAGATGCAGGAGGTCCAGAATTGAAGTCGCGTGCGCTGTTGAGCGGCCAAAGCTCCTCTTCTGCTACGGCGAGCACGTCGGTCAACggtgcggcaggcgcgaccgcggcgaaggatgccgaggacgcggaggtcGCGAGATATTACGCAGACCTCCAGGAGCTTCATCGGCATCAGTGCGCCCAGTTGCTGCGCCTtagagaagcagagaagagacgccagCAGCTTGAGCAGGAGCACGCAGAATGGCTAaaagagcagagagaggaactcCAAGAGCTGAGTCAGCAGCTCCAGCGGCCCCCACTTCCCACGGGAAGCAGGTTGAGAGGCGGCTCCATGCTTTCTTCGCGGTCGTCGAATGGGGTTTACCGCTTTGGATCCGCGCCCGTGACTCAGAAGGAGCCGTCGTCCATCCTGGTCCCTGTGTCGGTGCTCGGCGGCATCTCCAAGAGCAGCTATGCCACAAGCAGAACTCACACTCGGGACGGAAAAGGCGACAGAGTAGTGGCCTCTGGGCGCAACGAGTCTGCCTTCTCGTCTTGCCGTCCTGCCAGCGAGACAGCTGTTGTACCACAGCCCAGTTGTCGCGTGCTTTTCGCGCGCCAGCTGGAAGGGAACTCCGCTTCCGCAGGGGACGGCGCAGAGTCGAGGACTCTGCCGACCTGGCAGACGAGTCTCCTTCGGCCTCACACGTATGCATGGGGCGCAGGCCGTGCCGTTCCTCGTGCAGTGATGAATCCGCGCGAGCTGATGATGCGGGCAGCTGCCAAGCTCCAGAGCCTCAGTAAGACacaggaggagacagcggagaccaAGGCCCCCGTGCCGAGTCCGGAGCCTAACGCGGCAGATTGCGCGCGTATCGAGACAGCAGCCGAAGAGGCGGGAAGCCTGCGAGTCAGCAAGAAAAGTAGGAACGATGTGCCAGGCGACAGGGGGAGTGTCGCGAGACGACCTGTCGCcacagaggcgcaggggcggccgcggacgcgcccgtCGATGCAGCGGACGCAAGACGAGCCGCTGGGGGCACACGAGGTGGTGCACCAGGGCAGAGATGGCGAGACGAAAAAGGTAACGACAGCCCTAACGACCCGGGGCGAGAGTCAGAGCAAGCCCtcgcgggaggcggcagcccctACGGACGCATGTTTGTACCAAGAGCTCGTTCGATCTGCCTCCGAAGTCGCGACCCGGCGGCcagtctctgtctcctttgTTGACTCGCGATCGCCCAAAGGCTCTCAGGTGTCGCCTAGTCTGAGAAGAGTCGCTCGCACACGGTCGCAGTCTACTGAGGGAGGCTTCCACGCTAAGGCTTTGAGATCCGTTGCGTCCGCGTCGACAACCGCTCTAGGAGAGCTTGAGAGTCCTGACAGACAGCCTTCCGATCCGGCTACGAGGCGATTGAGAGTAGGCACGTTGATGAGTCGTCTGGATCCGCTGAGATATGCAGGCAGCGTGAGaaggcctccggcgccgaggaCAGTGGCAAGCTTAGGCAGCAGGTCAACGGGTACTGctcgctctgcttcgcgggGGGCTGCAGCTAAAGCGGTGCAGCCAGTTGCCGAGAGAGGCCGAGCCGAAATTccgactgcggcgccggcaaaCATGAGCGATACGTTATCCTTTAGTCGTGCAGGGAGTCCAAAGAGCTCACGAGTGAGCACACAGCTCGAGGTGGAGCAGAGAGCCGCCCTGGTCCTTCAGCGAGCTCCGAGTGCTGGACCGAAGGTTGATACTGAACAAGGAGGTATCACGGCCGCCCTCAAGCGAAGGCCCTTTCCTCAGGTCCGCAGGGAGAAGCCCAGAGATGGCCTTTATTCACTCAACGCATCCGACGGAGAACGAGGAAAGCCGATGGCGCCCACACGAATCCGTGGCCAAGTAGCATCGTCTTCGGTGGTGGCGCAAGCGGAGGTGACTCGCAGGGAGTCGAGCGCTGCTCTTAGCGCCGAAGGCTCGCGCTCAGGGGAGGTTCAGTGGCAAAAGTCGCTCCGAGGGCCTTCGCAGAGGGCTCCTACCGGGGCAACTGTGGAAGGGAGAATCCACAGGGACGAGGAGAGTGTAGGCCATGCCTGGTTGCAGAAGAGCGGGAGCCACTTTAAAAAGCCTGCTGTTGTCGGTGTAAGGCATGCTCGCACCATGCCAGCTAACTGCACCTTAGAGGCGCGAGCTGTAGGCGGAG ACCGGACAAGTCCCGTGGGTGCAGAGGCTGCCCGCAGCGAGCGTATGCCGTTAGTATTCTACATCTTAATTGTAGGGAATTCGAGTGGGATGGCGGGCGCACTATAG